GACCTGTACTCACTGCACTGACTGTATTTCGGAATGCAGTTCAATGACTTCACCAGAAACAAATACACAGCATGCATACTGGACACTTCCTgcccactttaatagaaacgtctaccttgtagctccaccttgctggtgtacattCAGAGACTGTAGCCAGTCATCATTGGTGAGTTTCTGACTGCAGAGAAGGttttggctagatatttttCATGATGTCCTTCCCTCAATTGAAATAATATCTGTTTAAAATATCTGTGGTCACTGACCAACAGTTAATAAATGGGGTAGATGGTGGCTGATAAGCTGTGCAGCAACAGgtctgcagtctgtaattgtacacctataTAGTGAACCTATAAGGGTACCTTAAAAAGTGGCCAGGCAGTGGAAACAGACGTTAGGGCTTTCTAATATAGTAATTGATGTGTTATTACAGTGTAATTTCATCTGCATCTCATCTGCAGCACTTGCAAGCATGTCCTCTTGTCCTGTTCTGTCAGTCTAGCTATAGTATTTTATCCATGCCCATCAGGCTTACACTGATGCAGGCATGTACAAAATGCTAGTGTTGTGCCTCTCAGCCTTCAGTAATGCAAGACTGAGTGAAATGTAATTTAGTTCTGGCTCAGCTCGTTTAGCTGTACTGTTGATGTCATCAGGTCTGCAGGCCTAAAACAAGCCATCTGTTTCTGAGCTGTTTCTGAGGTCAGGTCAGTGCTGTTACTAGGGATGATAATGACCGTTTGACAACCGTTAACTGTGATGACATCTACAGAACGGACGGCTCCTGCTTCACCATGGTTGAGGAGGAAGATGGTGGTCCTCCTGTGCTCACCTCCGGCTGTTTGGGACTGGTGGGCTCTGAATTTCAGTGCAGGGTGAGGAAAAGCTCTAATCATTCTCTTCATCTCATCATTATTccgttttgttttttattttaatcttaaaTTAGCAATACTTGCATCATGAACATTTGATTTATAATCTGCATTAAAAGGTTTGCGTCTGCACTCCCAGTGTTTTCCTTGTGTTTTAAGAAAATCGTtgacaaaaacatgttaaaatgtaaataacagttTGTCTTTTAAGACAGTAATTTGTGTCAAATTTAAAACAGAATTGTTTCTACTTTGTCACAAATGTGGCGTGAATTGACAGTTGACTGTTAAGAAAGTTGAGCGTTTTCAACAGAAGGTCTCTGCTGGTTTCTGAGCCACGagtgagaaataaataatataaattatcACATGACTTTGGtaattatatctatatatatcgaTAACTGTAACTCCAAATGGTTAACAGCTGTATCTCAGTGCTGCACTGGTAGCATATACGTAATTTAACCAGTGTTGTTCTCCAGGACACAGGAAACTCTCGTCTGAGGAGGGTTCTAGAGTGCTGTACTAATCAGGACTACTGCAACAGAGACCTCCACCCAACTCTGCCTCCACTTAACATGCCTAGTAAGACTTCTCATCCTCTATGTTCCATGCAGTAGCCAAGATTCAAGCcttatttgagctggattagtttcacCTGGGGAGGTAGTACAATTGAAGTAATTTAGAATGAGATAACTGTTAATGCCAGTCTAATCCACCTCCTGCTTTTGGAATAACACAACGTGTTAACAGACAGAGTAGCATGATGTGTTGAtattgttattgagtgtgtcCTGTGATTGTAGAGAATCTAGGCTAAGACCTTTTAATCTGTACTATCTGTGAGAATTTGAagaaattacacaaacacaccttaGCCAATCTGGGCCAATCAAATCCCACAAATTACATTCTAGAATCtactctggtaaaactaatacAACAACTAACACAGCTACATTAACTACGAGTAAAATGAGGAGTGCCTGTGTTTGCCTGAGTCTGTGCACTGGCGTCTACATTCCAAGTAAAGTTTCTCATCCTCTCcaatcatttaaataataagtCAAGGGCACAACCAACACAAGCTAGATGATATACGCTTTGTGCATATCTGATCAAATCGACCAGTTACATTATGGAATCTgttctggtaaaactaatccagctccaatagaGCTGTAGTCCCAAACATAATCATACGCCCCTACACATCACCCATTACTATAAGATAACATCTACCTCAGCTTGATTTTCAGTACATTAACTAAGAGTAATATGAGGAGGGCCTGTGTTTACCTGAGTCTACACTCCGAGTAAGGTTTCTCATCTTCTCTAATCTTTTAAATATTAAGTCAGAGGCACAACCAGCCCAACAGAAGATATCAgtattttgcttgtttattttgagAAGCACATGGTTTCATAACTAGACAAGACATTTGCTTAATGATCCCCTCAGGCCGTTGTGTAAACAATATTAATTAACGCTGTATCTGAGTAATATCTGTGTCATTATTGTAGAAATACAGTACTTACACCCACAGACTTGCTTTGTGAGGACGTGGGTTCGTCTGTATTACACGTTTCATTTTAGCCAGTTCATCATTTCTGTATTAATGAACTATGAACACAGTTGCCCTTAGTAAGTAAAGACAATTGTGttgatatgtttttttattcatgtgtgAATTATATGCACATTTGACTCCAACAGGTTCAGTGCATCACTTCTTTCAGtgtatttacagtactgtgcaaaaatcttaGACATCGGAGAAAATGATCTGTaaagctatttatttatatttattttgtcagTGAACGTTTATGTGTTTGGAAGAGTGCTGAcgttagaataaatacaaataaacagcgATTTAGTCTAAGCATTTCCAGAgttctcctcgaggaagtcgaCTATTTATAGGTACTATTCTACTGAGCTGCTGATGGATTTTGTCAAATCCATGAAAAGACTAGAGTTTATCAAGAATTCAGGAACAAAACCTGTTTGGTGTTATATTTTTCTGTCCACTATACtcaaagcttttttaaaaataaaggttttaaaaaggttttacagTTATTTCCTTGGTACTGTAGTTATATGGTTTACAGGCACAACCATATGAGGGGTGGAAAAAACGAAACGAACTGCTAAAAAGTGAAACTGATAAAATATTTCTCTTAGTGAATCATGAcactacagagccctgctggtgacatcccgtataaataaaagtaatgcctggtcatgacttagtaaggcatggaatcTTCTTGATCTtcttcccacaccttactaagttgtggccatgcattaggatcatGTGGCCATgcgttatttatatatatatatacagcatgtcaccagcagggctctgtacgCCACACTACTGCTGCAGTCTACACATGCTTTATGGTGCTTAGTTTTATCTTTTGATGAGTTTATTCCAAATAATGGCTGATTTTACCAAATCAAATAACTTTTTCACccaaaattttattacattacaaacaTAAATTTTTTGTCTCCccattttagtttttattaaatCCACTCCTCATGCCTTGTACTTAATACACACAGATAAACCGTTTTAAACAATATTCATTGCTGCCTAAGATGTTTGCACATTgctatatatatctataatattaaaatgtagGAAGAATTTTATACGCCTGACTGTAAACCTTAACCtctataacaaaaaaaaatatttttactgtgtCAGTTGTTAAAAAGTGAAACATACAGCTTTCGTAAAAAGCACTTTACGAAGTCCAGACTGTTATTTGGGCCCTGTCATTGTAGGTTAgccctgtttttcattttgaaaatataaaaaacgaacacccacatacacacgctGCAGTGGGATGTGCTGAAACCTACTCCCCCTTCCTCTGTGTGAGTAGCTCAGAGGAGCGCTGCTGTACACCTCATGGCTGATGGTTTGTGACAGGTTAAAGCGTTACAAACCGCACGTTTTAGGCCGGCAAGAGTGGGGGTCCGAGGCGGGGGGTAGCAGGTGAAGCAGAGCTGGCGGCCTTTGcttgttctctcactctctaatGAAAAGGACAGCCAGACTCAAGGGAGTGCTTGGGTTTCCAGCCTCAGCAGCAAGCAgctatctgtccatctgtcacACTGCAAGACATCCCACTTCTCACATTCAGACTGTGcatgtggggggtggggggagtggTGTGTGGGAGCGCGGGGTGTACTGTTTCTGTAATAATGACACTGGAGACATGGGGACAAATTAATTACTCTGTTAGAAAGACAACTTCCTTCCTTAACACGGTCTTACAAGTAGCTTCTCTTCCTCACAGCCAGACTGACTAAGAGTAAAGTCAAGTGGATGCTGGTTGTCAGTGTGTGTTACTCTGAGTCTGTGCActggagtgtgtcagagtgtgtgtgtttgtggtgaagTGTGCTAGTGTGTGACTCACAGTGTGTGctgcagggtgtgtgtgtgtgtgtgtgtgtgtgtgtgtgtatgagtggatcaggctGAAGTTTGGCAGTAAGGTTAGAGTCCCAGAGAGAACAGTACAGCCCTGGGCTTTCAATGGTGTCGTCAATCAGCAACCTGATCAGAGCGCAGCAGGAAGGGGATGTGATCGATCACGACTCAGTTTCccctccacacatacacacacccacagggCAGCTCAGCTCTGCAGCGGCCCGGAGagcaggagaagaaaagaatggaatagaatagaacagagtAGAAGATGAGAGAATAGAACAGTATAGATAGAATAGAGTAGTACTGAATACAAACGAATAGAACATGAGAGACGAGGATGTAACAGAATAGAACATTATTAAAGAAAACAGTGCAAATAATAGAACAGAAGAGAATAGGAGAGAAAGTAATGATGCAGATTGAAGATATAACCGAATACGATATaacacaacagaacagcagCACAAAATAGAAATCAAGAATAGAATATAATGTGTTGCATATCACGCAACACACCCAGTAAATCCTCTCTAATCCAGTAGCAAGATAtaagccctatttgagctggattggTTTTACCTGGGGAGATGCTATAATTTAAGTGATTAACAACaagatctgtgattttaatccagtatgaatttgcaCTTTGGTTTGTTTCATTTCTAGCTACCAAATGACTTGGAGTTCACTCAGCAATATTAGTCCTTATCTGATTCATCTCATGATTCATCTcataaacaagcaaagttttggtttaagatttattttaagtttaattaagtttaataaaaacttttttgctttatgagtttcctttactatatcgATCTGTAGGTCTccgttcataaacataaactagcaaaaacaaatttactatgaaatgaaatcgtgtttgtataaattcagtaaaaaagaaacatgccggTCATGACTgaatatgtatacatatttctatattgtggtctatgtATACAAAGTTAGGTttgttccatcatttatgtagGAATAGGCACAATTAGTTTTATGCTGCagtactgatgttgaaccgtgtgctgcactgggtcagtgtgtccaacaggtcaaaacaagcttaaaacaaagtgaccgctatGCCCTGATTGGTGGTCTTGCTTCgcacttctttagttttgacatgttacactTTTATGCACTCAACTCACACAAAAtatagtggagtaaaaagtcagatatttgactctgaaatgtagtggagtgaaagtaaaaagtcacccaaaatggaagaacttcagtaaagtacagatacacaaaaaaaaaactacttaagtacagtaaccaattacatttacttagttactgttcACCACTGCTATTGGGTCTTTgctgtctgtgggaatttgaaGAATTACACACATACCTTATGCTGAGCCAATCAAATCCCACAAATTACATTAAAGAAAGTACTCtgataaaactaatccagctcgaGTGCTATAGTGTCATAATCACACATCATCACTGTAAGATTACATCTAGCTCAGCTTGGTTTTGAGTTCAGAGTTTCTTTATCATCCAGCTACAGTACGTAAGAGTATGAGGAGAGCCTGTGTTTGCCTGAGTCTGCACTGGAGTCTACACTCTGAGTAAGGTTTCTCAGTCtctattcatttaaatattaaatatgttaaatactaAGGCACAACCAGCCAACCCAACACAAGCTAGAAGATATCAgtattttgcttgtttattttgagAAGCGCATGGTTTCATAACTACACAAGACATTTGTTTAACGGCCCCTCAGGCCGTTGTGTAAACAATATTAATTAACGCTGTATCTGAGTAATATCTCTGTGTCATTATTGTAGAAATACAGTACTTACACTTTACACCAAGTAAAGTTTCTCATCCTCTCcaatcatttaaataataagtCAAGGGCACAACCAACACAAGCTAGATGATATACGCTTTGTGCATATCTGATCAAATCAACCAGTTACATTATGGAATCTgttctggtaaaactaatccagctccaatagaGCTGTAGTCCCAAACATAATCATACGCCCCTACACATCACCCATTACTATAAGATAACATCTACCTCAGCTTGATTTTCAGTACATTAACTAAGAGTAATATGAGGAGGGCCTGTGTTTACCTGAGTCTACACTCCGAGTAAGGTTTCTCATCTTCTCTAATCTTTTAAATATTAAGTCTGAGGCACAACCAGCCCAACAGAAGATATCAgtattttgcttgtttattttgagAAGCACATGGTTTCATAACTACACAAGACATTTGCTTAATGATCCCCTCAGGCCGTTGTGTAAACAATATTAATTAACGCTGTATCTGAGTAATATCTGTGTCATTATTGTAGAAATACAGTACTTACACCCACAGACTTGCTTTGTGAGGACGTGGGTTCGTCTGTATTACACGTTTCATTTTAGCCAGTTCATCATTTCTGTATTAATGAACTATGAACACAGTTGCCCTTAGTAAGTAAAGACAATTGTGttgatatgtttttttattcatgtgtgAATTATATGCACATTTGACTCCAACAGGTTCAGTGCATCACTTCTTTCAGtgtatttacagtactgtgcaaaaatcttaGACATCGGAGAAAATGATCTGTaaagctatttatttatatttattttgtcagTGAACGTTTATGTGTTTGGAAGAGTGCTGAcgttagaataaatacaaataaacagcgATTTAGTCTAAGCATTTCCAGAgttctcctcgaggaagtcgaCTATTTATAGTTACTATTCTACTGAGCTGCTGATGGATTTTGTCAAATCCATGAAAAGACTAGAGTTTATCAAGAATTCAGGAACAAAACCtgtttgttattatatttttctatCCACTATACTCAAGTATGTACAATGTaaatgaagaacagagtaacagAGCACAACAGAACAGTTCAGAATAGAACATATtggaagaaaacaataaaacaggaGAAAGGAACAGACGGTTACAGAGCAAAACAGATCAGAGTAGAATAAAAGTAGAAAAGCAAGCATTTCAAATGGAACGTAGAGGGTGAGGTAGGTTGCAAGTGCAAACTGACTTTATTAAGGCTTTTCTCATACTCTTTGTTGTAGCAAGCAGGGGtcgacacacagacatgcaggaAAAGATGCAGATCCATACTCAGAAACGAGAGTAGAGACCATCAGggatcaaaactgaaaaaccataATAAACAGGCTCAGATCTCAGCTGACGAACACAGACACTTCACAATCAGTGAAAATAAAGGGGTATGAGTAGCAGTCTTAATGAGATCAACGCAAATTTCAGGTGTGGGAGCGGAGCAGAGTGGGCATAGTCTGGAGGAGTCCAAGTCAGTCTCacagggggtgggggtggaagGGCTTGTGGGGGTCTGGGGGGGGCATGACATCAAGATAAACTAACATTAAGAACAACCATCTCCTAATATTTTAGAAGTGTACgttttgtaaagtttttttacaagctgtttttctctctacTCTGCAGAGTATGTGGACAGCAGTATCCACCACATGGCTCTGTTCATCTCTGTAACAGTGTGCAGCATTGTCCTCGTCCTCATCATCGTCTTCTGTTACTTCAGGTAAACGCTGGTCCACACCTCACACACGTTTAGCAGTATAGCTACTTAATACTCTAGATTAGGAATATTCCAGGTGTTCTACACTAGATTTGGTGGGTGCTCTTCattcatatacactatatagacaaacGATTTGGGTcacacctcctaattattgagttcaggtgttgaGGTGTTGTTAGTGGTGTAAATCACACCgctactggactctggagcagtggagatgtaTCCCGTGGAGTGATGAACGACGTTTCTTTTATCTGgaagtctgatggacgagtttGGGTTTGaggaatgccaggagaacgttaccgtccggactgcactgtgccaactgtaaagttcaCAAAGCAAGATACATAAAGGCAGGGTcggatgagtttggtgtggaagaacttgaatgGCCCGCAAAGCCCTGACCATCAAACACATtagggatgaactagaatgaaGATTGCGAGCCAAGAagtctcgtccaacatcacaGGTGCACTTCTTGATGAATGAGCAAATATTACCACAGATAaaatcttcccagaagagttgaagctgttacagctgcaaagaggggaccagctccatattaataccAAAGGATTTAGGAAGGGATTCacaaaagctcctgtaggtgtaatgtgctGGTATGTGGAGCtttgttgaaatattaaaaacataacaCTGCAAGGGATTTTTCAttataaaaagatttttgaGAAGAGCaagatctttttaaatgatatgctataatgatttatttattttaagagtCATTCTTGTCACATTATCACCACTTTTCAGATGTGAGTCATtctaatattcattttattagttttcagttttttactgtatatttctATGTATCCAAAATACCTTTTTACAGATTCCTATTAATAACCTGAAACCCATGAAGTTAGAGTACTAGTGTTATCttagaatcattttaaacatgtatCTGCACCAAAATTCACACACTGTTGACTTTTAAACGGTCCAGATTTATGAATGGCTCGGTACGTGTTTTTGTGTGTACCAGGTACAAGCGTCAGGAGCTGAGGCCCCGCTACAGTATGGGTCTGGAGCAGGACGAGATGTATATCCCCCCAGGAGAGTCTCTGAAGGACCTGATTGAGCAGTCACAGAGCTCTGGCAGTGGCTCTGGACTCCCCCTACTGGTGAGACAGAGGAACTACACATGCACCTCACAGCTGTGACTCCCTCTGTAATCATTCTTGTCTGGTTGGCTGGTGTTTTCTTGTCAGTCCACTCTGCTGTTTACTCACACCTCTTTGAACACGCTAAAAGATGTGCCATCTTGACTGCAATAACAGCCGTTAATTGAGTTTAATCCACCATCTTACCTGCGAGACTCGGCCTGTTCTCGGCTCCACAGGTGCAGCGCACCATAGCTAAGCAGATCCAGATGGTGAAGCAGATCGGGAAGGGCCGCTACGGGGAGGTGTGGATGGGCCgctggaggggagagagggtgGCCGTGAAGGTCTTCTTCACCACCGAGGAAGCCAGCTGGTTCAGAGAGACTGAAATCTACCAGACGGTTCTCATGAGGCATGAGAACATACTGGGTGAGTAGTAGCACCATagaatattatattaaaaatacgCTGTGATTTTTACAACATAATGGTGACCGTTATACAGGAATAAGAGGAAAATCCTTAAACTCTgaacttattattcagttattattcAATAACCACCATTAACAATTTGGTAACTAGTTTGGAGCCAGTATGTAATTTTGTAATATGTAGATTTTCAGACTGAGAAACTGAACTGTGGACCCACTTACAGTTTCCTTAAGATGGctttaaatggtaaaatggcAAGTTGCGTGCAACGTAATTTCtgtgctatctatctatctatctatctatctatctatctatctatctatctatctatctatctatctatctatctatctatctatctatctatctatctatctatctatcattttTTGGGGGGAGGGTATGTTGAGTGAGAAATGCTTGACACAAGAAAGCATAAACAAACTTTTACtacaagttaatgtaaagagattttattttggGTGagtttggagcatttctgttggtcctgtCGTGAGGAGACAATGAGGCAGCAATTTTAAAAACCACACCGTGGCTTTAAAGAACTCCAGTACATCTCTTTCATGCTTCTTCAGTCTGCAGCATGCAGGCTTTGTCTCATTGGACTCACTGTGCTGCTCAGCTCAGCGCTGGGTGTTATAAAGGCAGATGTAGCTCAGCGTCCTCATTGTGAATCGCGGTCAGTTGTAACATGGATCTACTGGAGAAAGTTGCACCTCATGGCTGCACATCTGTTCCTTAGGCTTCATCGCAGCAGACATTAAAGGCACAGGTTCCTGGACGCAGCTTTACCTGATCACGGATTACCACGAGAGCGGCTCGCTCTACGACTACCTCAAGTCCACCACGCTGGACACACGGGCGCTGCTGCGGCTGGCCTACTCGGCTGTCTCAGGTCTCTGCCACCTGCACACGGAAATCTTTGGCACTCAGGGCAAACCGGCCATCGCCCACCGCGACCTGAAGAGCAAGAACATCCTGGTGAAGAATAACGGCACTTGCTGCATCGCTGACCTCGGCTTGGCCGTCAAGTTCATCAGGTACACTGGAAGCCTCAGTGTTTCATGTGATAGTTTTACAGCAGGGACAACTTCATCATCCCTGTCCTTTAATCATAGATTGTTTTCACTGACCTTCATTATGAGGTTCATCCTGTATTGATAGTTTCAGCCTGGAGCTTAGTGGGGAATTTtgacagtttttatttttattgtttgtgtgtaagATATtcaatgtggtttgatgtggaattgtggagaatttctttacagtggtgctgatgggaaccagtcACAATGTCTGCCACACAAATTTAGCCATTTAGCTAAGATATCCAAAACCTCCAATGAAaagtatttagatttttttgtgtaaTGATGATAGCAAAATAGTGGAAAACCTGaaagaatatattttattcttttatattctattctatatattttatatataggACATTATTCTGCCTTATAACACtcgtatttaaaaaatacattttaggccaaaagcttgtaTTTGTAACCATTCCATGCAGTAGTTCCCTTCATGTAGCTTTCAGGGCATTAAATTcgtcagatgtctggttcctgtcaccaccactgtaaataaatttgAACCCTCTTTATTTACAGTGCCAGTCAAAAGTTCAGAGTCATATTCTAATTCAatgatttttctttcatttttataatcTTCTACATTGTAGATAAATATTAAAGGCATCGAAACTACAAAGGAACACATGGAATTATGTAGTAAACTAAAAAGTGTTAAACCAGaatatattttatactttgGATTCTTCAAAGTGGCCTCTTTTTGCTTCGCTGACAAACCTTTGACTGGTACATCTTACTGATTTTATTATCGTTTTAATAATAGGTCATTACCTATTCAATAATAGGTAATAAAAGGacatgtttttataaaatagtATGTTTTGGGTTTCATTATGTTGCTatttaaaataactgaatatcaATCAATATTATGAAAAGATATTTGAAGTGGTTCCACTtttagagaagtacagagaaggtcagaaggagctacattgtgtctttgtggatctagagaaggcatatgatagggtgccaagagaggaactgtggtactgtatgaggaagtcaggtgtagctgaaaagtatgttagggtggtgcaggacatgtgtgaggatagtgagacagtggtgaggtgtgcagttggagagacaaatggtttcaaggtgaaggtggggttacatcagggatcagctttgagccccttcttgtttgcaatggtgatggaaaggttgacagatgaggtcaggcaggaggctccatggaccatgatgtttgcagatgacattgtaatctgtggtgagagtagagagcaggtggaagagaatctggagaggtggaggtttgcactggagaggagaggaatgaaggtcagtagagataagacagaatacatgtgtgtgaatgagagggaggcaggtggaaaggtgaagatgcaaagagtagaggtcgtaaaggtggatgacttcaaatatcttgggtcaaccatccagagcaatggacagtgtagaaaagaggtgaagaagagggtgcaggcaggatggagtgggtggagacgggtg
The DNA window shown above is from Pygocentrus nattereri isolate fPygNat1 chromosome 18, fPygNat1.pri, whole genome shotgun sequence and carries:
- the bmpr1bb gene encoding bone morphogenetic protein receptor, type IBb, producing MPQAAEGLVMAGRLRGCRKVPPWERTRWTLVLLLLGLSSINSANANVLDTMLLRNSGKVTMDSRKEDSGSSAPVVPERALWCHCYHHCPEDSTNNTCRTDGSCFTMVEEEDGGPPVLTSGCLGLVGSEFQCRDTGNSRLRRVLECCTNQDYCNRDLHPTLPPLNMPKYVDSSIHHMALFISVTVCSIVLVLIIVFCYFRYKRQELRPRYSMGLEQDEMYIPPGESLKDLIEQSQSSGSGSGLPLLVQRTIAKQIQMVKQIGKGRYGEVWMGRWRGERVAVKVFFTTEEASWFRETEIYQTVLMRHENILGFIAADIKGTGSWTQLYLITDYHESGSLYDYLKSTTLDTRALLRLAYSAVSGLCHLHTEIFGTQGKPAIAHRDLKSKNILVKNNGTCCIADLGLAVKFISDTNEVDIPPNTRVGTKRYMPPEVLDETLNRNHFQSYIMADMYSFGLILWEIARRCVSGGIVEEYQLPYHDLVPTDPSYEDMREVVCIKRQRPSFANRWTSDECLRQMGKLMTECWAHNPASRLTALRVKKTLAKMSESQDIKL